TTTGCAAACCCAATatgaaaaaagaacaaaagataaTGGATCGGATTCTTTAATAATAAAGAGCATGATGCGAGAGCAATACTGATGCTTGTCAGTCTGTACAGCACAATAGCTTGCTTACTTAGCTAGTCGAATCATACAGGTATTTTACAAAATGAAAAAGTCTAAATTTGTTACATCAGGAAACACATGCTTTGGGCCCTGGAAAAAGCAATTAAAAGCTTCTGCTTGTGCAGCTGTGAGTGGCTGTTTAGAGGATTAAGTAACGGTAGTGCATCTTCGAGCAGCTAAACTCAAAGAGCAATTCAGTAGAATCTCTAGCCGTGGCAGACGGCCCATTCAAAACTGgttatctaaatttatattctCTATGATGTTGATAGAAGAAATCTAGTTGACTAGCTTAAAGAGCCTGAATCTTAAGAGAACTATATACTACTACATGGGGGTTTCCCTTTTTCCCcccttcttttcctctttctccaTTGCAACTCATTTTATATCGAAATATGCAGTATGACTCCGGAAAAGTTACCTCATCGCCAGTGTGATCAGTAATGTGGTGCAGCCATCCGTGCCACTCTGGGGGCACTTGGGATGCATTATAACGGCCTTTCTCTGCATACTCCACCCACCTGTGTCTTCCTGTGCATTCAACAAAGGCTCCATTTCACTAAACCATTTTCTGAAAAATAGCATCTTAGCATACTATATATAATGGCAATTTAAGCAAGAAAAAAATGTACGAGCAAGTCATCAGaaaaaagtcaaaaagaaaACTGTCTAGTTTGCTGAGTTGCTCTTCACATGAGCTATAAGTTGCAGTAGCAACCAACGGAGGACAACTGGAAACGGCCAAAGAGAATTGTAGTGAGTCTGCTAACCATACTGAGTATCTTGCAATTTCTCATAATACTTGTTTCCAAATTTATCGACTCCAACGAGGGTTGCGCCAATGTTGTGAATCTTGGTTTGCCTgagcaaattcaaaatttcaattagTAGGTAAAATTACACCCATAAGCATGGACCTTCAACATTTAATGAAGAGAGTAGAGGGAAAGCTAAGACAAATCATAAATATACAAATCATCAAACTGAATCATGTCAACTAAGATTAGGTGCGTTTAAAATTGAGAGCGAACTTTGAAGGATGGTTAGTATTTTGTCTGCCTATGAAGCACATGCATGACAATATCGTTGCATAGCATCATTTTTATGACCATGGTTGCTTATATAGCTATAGAGAGAAACACAACAAGATGGCTGCTAATTCTTTCTCCGCAGGTCTTATCAGAAGTAAATCTTAACTTAAATCTAACAATTAGGCATTTCAAAGAATAACTTCCAAATGTACTAGCCATGTCTTTCAAGAAACACGAGTATACATAAAAGAATATTAGTCAAAACTAAAGAACAATTGGTATCTTCTTACAGCAAAATTAGCTTCTCTAAAGATAAACGATGGATCAGACGCAGCAAGAACAAGAATTTAGCCATTCATGTAACAATTTATACAACACAAAACACCTTACATGACGTGATAAAACCCCCaaacagaaagaaaagaaaaaaaaactgtgcTGCAATCCGCTGTAGTAGTTATCTTCAACTCAAGCAAAAGCAATCAAATAAAACACGGCACTTACAGCAAATTTCCGTCCGAAAGGCATTTCCTGCAAACAACAATGTGCTATAACATCAGAGACTCAGAGAAAAGTTAACAATATAAGAATAGAAATTCCCACCTTTCATGCGATATGCTGCAGAAAAGTTAATTAAGCAGAGTCGACGAGAACAACACAGCGAAACTAATAAACTGAGCCAGCAGTTCTAAAAGGCCCCTAGTATCTGAGCTGTATGATAAAAAGGATTCAGCAAACATATATCGTGTCATCTACAAGCAATTTGGCACACTAGCAACCCCAAGATCATTCAAGGCTTCTTTTCGGATAAATGCAAGTCGATGAAAGGTCGAAATATCTGCAGCACATTTATTCATGGctccattttaaatttttaaatgattacaACGGGGCATACAGATTTGAACATTACGAATTTGGCCCCTTGTAAATTCCCACAAGGAGGCAAGCGTGGAGAGCACTGAGATAGAAGGCTGGGCACTTGGGCTACAGTTTGGCACCGCGAACCAACCAAAATTTCTCATTAAACTACAGGAAGAGTCGTTTAATTTATGAACCAGCATGCATTATCACGACCGACAACACCATATATATACCAGAAACTGTATTTTCATTGAAAATAACAGCGGTCGAAAGTGTCTTTGAATTCGCACACTTAGTGAATTCCAGTAAGCTTATTTTGCAATCAATACCTCGTAATTAGATCACAGTTGTGGCGACGGCAATGACATGAGATGAACCATacattgaaaaaagaaaaagagatttgGCAGAGATTAAACACGTCTTAATTGTGATACATAGCAATTCATCAATACCGATCGAATCTACGGAATTTGAAGATTCAGCTGAGAATCGATTAGATGATCATAGACGTTAGGTTCGAAGTGTTCGTGATCTATCAGGCACGCGAGagggtgagagagggagaggaaattaAAGAGAGGAAGGGGACGCTCACAGGTAACCCTCGTCGCGGATCTCCTTGATGAAGTTGCCCAAGCCCTTCTCCCTCATCGCCTTGAACACGCCCCTCACCACCGACGCCATTTATtattcttcttctgcttctccttcttcttctcctccccctttctctctctctccctctccgttCACCGTGGCGAAGTGAAACCCTCGCTGCGTTTGTCGCCCTTTTTCCATTTTTGTTTTTcccgatattattattattattttttttaaccgtCTTTTTGGTCTGGGCCGTATTTGTTATGGTCTGGATCGGGCCGGATCTATTTTACAATTTAGGCCCGTCCATTAGTTGGCCCATCTTGCTTTGCTTCAGTTGTGGGCTTAAGTGCAGTGCACAAATGGCCCGCAAAACGGGTCGGATTAACAGTTTCGGCCTACAATGGCCCATTTTGAATTTCCTCAGTTAGTTAGACCCTCCAAACGGGCCAACTAAACCCAATAATGGGTTGAGATCTCCCACCTCTCTTCCTTATCCGCGAGAGTGGCCCGGACTCGTAAACCACCGTTCTCGCCCCACTCGTTCGTCGTCCTCGACCGCGctagccctaaaccctaaccctaactctaaCCCTCACGCGCCACGTCGTCTATGCTTGAGGTTAAATGCTCCATATTCCTGTTCCGTGGATTCGATTCTCCACGGCCTCACGGGAATTTTCGTAGGTGTATTTGATCTCCATTCGATTTCAATCCCATCTTTGGATCGTAATATCTGCATTTTGGCATCGAATATTTCTGTTTCTGTCCTAATTTTAAAGCTTACAGATCGGAATCATAAGTTTTCCTGATGCTGAAACTGTTGTACCGAGATCAATATGACCTTTTTTCACTGTTTTTACTCTTGTGTATGTATCAATTTATAGACTATAGTTGTACAAAGGCACTAGTTTTAGGTCTGTAATGGGCCTGATCGATGTAGAAATTCGTAAGCTATAGGTGGGCCTTTGACACTAGAAATATATCTCAACATTGAAGCCCCAAATCCGGATCATTTATGCTGCGGCAAACACTAAACAACATGCTGTTCTTGCCACAAGTAGGATTCTGTACCAAGCATGTGCTTGTGACTTGGAAGTGATTATTTGAATATTGATTATTAACATTGTTGTATTTTGTTACTAGTTTCCATATACATTAGATACTAATAATTACCTTGATTTTCAGATTTGTGAAGATTATTCatgctcctcttcttcttcttcttcttcttcttcttcttctttttagtttttgttttacataaatatataacaaatgTTGTTTTCCTTCCTACCTAGTCATAAAACATTATTCTCTTCGTGATTTATGATTTGTCATAATATATTTATCAATCTGTTTCTCTCAATCACCTTTTCTTACAATAACGACGTTAGATTCAAATCGTTTAAAACTGTTGTCTACTTGTTTGCTTTATGAAAGTATCCAACTTGTTGCTTTATTTGCATGGCTGCACACTGAACTCACTCGATCTGTCCTTTTCCAATCGGAGTTTGTTTGAGCCCAAGccaattattattctaatcacTAAAGttgtaatgttttttttttttgagaaaaatgtagcacgctacccacttcattcattCAGGATGTGAACTAAACTATATGGGTGAGGCAACTCAGGCCTCGGGggtggcgaaaaaaaaaaaccgataACATTTAAGTCTCTCCACAGTGCGCAGTTTCTCTCACAGACTCGTCAGTTGTTTAATCTTATAAATCCCAAACTTCCACTGTAACAGGCACCTTTGGGAAAAGGGGTGGATTCAGAAGCAGTTCTTTTTCACCAAGGTTAAAAATGGAAAGGTGGTAACTTTTCTTTTCTGCTTCTTCTGTTTATTCTAGTGACTAGCCTGATTAATTCTCCGGCGCTTACGTTTGGGCTGCTGATCCACTGTGGGTTTGATTTAGTCTATTTTCAATACTATGAGGATTTATGATCAATTGATGGTGAATTTctattcattttttgtttttgaacaTAATATGCAAGAATTTCAAATGTATGGAGTCAACGTCGACTATGTCTTTCGAAACTAGTCCCTGGACttattttttggatttgagAACTGCAATAAAGTATCATCTGGTTTCAGAAGATTCTGCTGAAACTTAACCATCtctacaactttttttttttgagaaatatctCTACAACTTTTTCGACAAAAGATTTTGTAACTTAGTTGGCATTATGCTATATGATGATGGGGTATTCAGTAAGTTTATTGACAAAAGGTGATAAATCTAACAGAATTGAGCTGTAATTGAACATGCTAGTTGGTGGGGGTTTAAATCCAAAAGGGCCCGGTTCATTGAATTTTTCATAGAAATGGCATAGTGTCTAGAAATTCTTGCCTTAATGTAGTGTGGGGATTGTATACATTGCAGCATTCATGCATGTGAAGCCCACTTGATGAGATAAGGACATGCACCAATCTTAGAATGCTTTTGTGAAAGCAGTGAATTAGGGAGATGTCATGGATGATGAGGTCAATCAGCACTTAGAATAGGGTCAGTTGCTGTTGTCCTGGATTTGATCTCTGTGCACTCTTGTGGCTTTTCCTCAAAGCTGTTCTCTTATTAGTGCATGGTCATGTTTCCTGTGTCTCTCTCTGTATAcacctctctatctctctcttcacTTGCATGGATTGCCTTGGCCAAATGCATCATTTGATCAGAGAAAAAGTGACCCTACCAGAGGATTTTTTCTTGGCTTGTGGTGTTTAGTGCTGTGGGGAGTCCACCATCCATACTAAGATTCTGCTATCGGCGGAaaagagaggaggggaggagggaaGATGTGCCAATTCTTTCCCTGTCATCCCAAGCTTTTCACTCTTGACACATCTCATCGAATCCGTCCGGTCGAGATCATGCGACCCTCGTGCGCGGGCCACTCATTTTGGTAGAGCTATTATATGATTGAGACTCCACACCATTTGTAGTGCGCACACCATAGTTTTTTCATGATGGAATTTTGCTTGCAATGAGTAGAGACTAGGGAAAGCTTTCAATTGAAGAAACTGAGTCAAAGTGACTCAAAGTCTCATTCAAAGTACTCGTGCTGATTGGTGATGTTCAAGTTAAATTNCatataagaaatggagcgggaggtgggggaactcttccgcacccggatccgccccgtttgcatccctactcactttcttttttttttttttttttgtttctcaagAAGCACCCAGTAGTATTTGACTATCCAGAGGTGCGGAATGTGTTTATAGAATTCGAAAGTAGATATTTTCAATTTAGAACTTTCAATTCTGCTACAAGAATAGGCTGCTGGatcaattttcataaaaaaagaaagttattACTTTTATGAATAACCATTCTGTGTCGACACTATTGCAGAAACTCTAGTTATCCTAAAACTCTAGTAATAATGTTCTGTCATGGGTAATTCATAAACTACAGCTTTTACTTCTTTCGGTCCTCTGCTTGATGACGAACCTGCTAATCTTAATtcttgtttcatataaattctgGCCCAATATTGAAAAAATCTCTGTAATGTAGGATGCTTTCTCCTAATTTAAGTTGACTCCGTGTTGACGAGATGTGGTCGGACTTGTCAACGCTTCCTACATGAAAGATTTGCGTGACTCAATAGTCCCCATCATTTGTCAAACGATTTGACTGAACCCTCCAGTGACATTGAAGGGTTGAAATTTTTGTGCCGCTTTTTGGGAAATATGTAACACATTTAACCTCCAA
This genomic interval from Ananas comosus cultivar F153 linkage group 8, ASM154086v1, whole genome shotgun sequence contains the following:
- the LOC109714479 gene encoding probable NADH dehydrogenase [ubiquinone] 1 alpha subcomplex subunit 12 produces the protein MASVVRGVFKAMREKGLGNFIKEIRDEGYLKCLSDGNLLQTKIHNIGATLVGVDKFGNKYYEKLQDTQYGRHRWVEYAEKGRYNASQVPPEWHGWLHHITDHTGDELLMLKPKRYGAEHRENLSGEGEQYIYHSKGHALNPGRRDWTRYQPWQSKDN